In Methanofervidicoccus sp. A16, the sequence TGAAACATTACTTGTTTCTCTAAAGTGTCCAATGTAGTCTAGGAAATAGCAACCTGTTAGGAAGGATCTGTTCTACCCCTATAGTATCTTAGAGTATCTAGGAGGGGTTATTTATCTCTTATTAGTACCTTCTTATACTTTTATTATTTTATAATTTGTTGTAGTTCTTATCAATTTTTTTGATAGGAACTAGGGCTAATAATATTTAAAATTAATAAAAATTATTATATTATTTATAAAAAATCTACATGAAACTGAGAAAATACCAGAATAACTTATTATTTTTTATTATTTTTATTATTTTTTGGATTATCCTTTTGATGGGAACTAGGGTTTTTTATACTTTTTACTTTTTATTATTATAATAATTATTTTTTTACTCTACTATCAAGGAGGCATATCCAACAACAGAGGAGTAATCCTTAGTAATATCTCCAGAGGTAGCGTAGGCCAGTAATCTTACATCCCCTGCACCAAGTTCCTTCATGGCCCTTATCATGGCCATGGTAGGCCCATAACCACACATGGTTATGTTATTATTTACCACAGTGGTATATAGTTCCCTCTCATCCATATTTAGTATGGCCCTTATTGCCAGGGCGTCCTTCTTCGATGCTATATCTTGGGGCTCATAGTGGCTGAAATCTGTAGATGCTATTATTACTACCCTTCTATCTAACTCCATAGATACCTTTGCTATAGAATGCCCAACCTCTATGGCGGTCTCATAGTCCTGCATCATCATAGATATAGGTACTATTTTGAAATCTACAGGGTGCAACATACTTAGATGCTGGAGGAAGGGAAGTTGAACCTCTATGGAGTGCTCCCTAAGGTGGGCACTTTCATCTAAATCTAAGATATCGCAGTTCCTCCATAGTCTATCTATAAACTCATCGTCTGTCTTCACATCTCCCAAGGGCGTTCTCCATATGCCCTTCATAGTGGAAACTCCAGAACCTAATCCTGTATGGTTAGGCCCTAAGATTACAACTGTAATCTTTCCATCTACTCTAGAGGATAGAGCCTTATAGGAGTGGGCTGCAACAGGACCAGAGTATATATATCCTGCATGGGGACAGACTAAACCTATAGGTTTCCTAAAGACTCCTCCTGTTGGAAGGGAACCTGGACCTAACTCGTGAAGATAGCAGTACTCTATCAACTCTATTAACTCATGAGGATCTGAAGGGTAGAACATACCTGCAACTGCAGGGTACCTTATTACCATATCATCACCTTATAGTTAATTTTATATTAATTATAATTATTATCTCTATTGCTTAAATATGTGCTATAGGGATTACCATGAAAACCATCAGAGAGATCAACGAGAAGATAAAAAAAGGGGATGCGGTAGTGTTGACAGCGGAGGAGATGATAGAAGTTGTAGAGGAGATGGGACCTGAAGGTGCAGCAAAGGAGGTAGATGTTGTCACAACTGGTACCTTTGGAGCCATGTGTTCCAGTGGAGTGTTTCTAAATTTCGGTCATGCAGATCCTCCAATAAAGATGATGAGAACCTATCTAAATGGAGTGGAAGCCTACTCGGGACTGGCAGCAGTTGACGCCTACCTTGGTGCTGCACAGCCGAACTCCGATGACGATATAGATATCAACTACGGTGGAGCCCATGTTATAGAGGATCTTGTAGCAGGAAAGGAGATAAGGCTCCTTGCAGAGGGATATACAACTGACTGTTATCCGAGAAAGAGGGTATCAACAACTATAACATTAGACGACCTAAATCAGGCGATAATGGTAAATCCAAGGAACTGCTATCAAACATATGCCGCAGCTACAAACAGTAGGGATGAGAAGATATACACCTATATGGGCACCTTACTTCCAGAGTACTCCAACATAAACTACTCAGGGGCAGGACAGTTGAATCCTCTCCAAAACGACTACAACAGGGAGAAGAAGACCTTCAACACCATAGGCATAGGTACTAAGATATTCTTAGGTGGAGGTATTGGATATATAATAGGAGAAGGAACACAACACGACCCAGAGAAGGCCTTTGGAACCTTAATGGTTAAGGGAGACTTAAAAACTATGAGTACTAAATTTTTAAGGGCAGGTACTATACCTAATTACGGATGTACCCTATACGTAGGCATAGGTATACCTATCCCAGTACTAAATGAAGAGGTTGCAAGGGCCTGTGCTGTAAGGGATGAGGATATCGAGGTACCTATCTTAGATTATGGAGTGCCGAGAAGGGATAGACCTGTGGTGGCAAGGACAAACTACAAGGAACTTAGAAAGGGAGAAGTTACTATTAAGATATACGACAGTGAGTTGAAGAAATGGGTGGAAAAAACTGTTAAGACAGCCTCTGTCTCAAGTTATAAAAAATCTAGAGAGGTTGCAGAGGAACTTAAAAAGTGGATACTAAAGGGAGAATTTACACTTTCGGAGCCAGTTGCTCCCTTGGGAAGAGGTTCATGTAAGCCTATGAAGGCAGAGGCCAAGTTGGTAAGGGATATCCTCAGTAGACCGCCAATTGTGGCTAGACCAGATATATCTATAGAGGAGGCTGCCAGGATACTTACTGAAAAGAATATTAATCATTTGCCTATCGTAGATGGAGAGGGAAGATTATTGGGAATAGTAACATCCTGGGACATTGCAAGGGCTGTAGCCCAGAATATAAACTCCATTTGCGAGATCATGACAAGGCGAGTTATCAGTTCCACATTGGATGAACCTATAGATGTTGTGGCGAGGAAGATGAGTAGATACGATATATCTGGAGTACCGGTATTAGATAAGAATGGAAAAGTTGTAGGAATAGTAACTGCCGAGGACCTCTCGAAGTTGCTGGGATATAGGAAATTTTAACTCTGGTGAAAACTATGAAGAAGAGGATATACTACTGGGTATACGAGAAATACATAGATAAACCGGTGATATCAAAGGTTATCTTAGAGACGAAGGTTATGATAAACATCTTAATGGCAAAGATGAACCCTCAGGAGAGTTTCCTAATCTTGGAGTTAAGTGGAAATGAGAAACAAATCGAAGAAGCACTAAATCTGTTGAAAAAGTACGGTGAGTATGAAGATATTCCAAAGATAATAGAGAAAAATAAGGAGAAATGTATAGACTGTGGAGCATGTGTAGTACACTGTCCTGTTAAGGCCATATCTCGAGATGAGGATTACAGTATAGTATTTAATGAGAAGGAGTGTATCGGATGTAAAAACTGTGCTAAGATATGCCCTCTTAAGGCTATAGAGGTATTTGATTTTTATTAATAAAAAATTATTAAAATAATTATAATTATTATAATAATATAATAAAAAATAAAATCAAAAATAATAATTATCCTAAATAAAAAGAAACCTATCCTTGTATCTTGATATACAGTAGGGCACTAATGGGAGATTCTTAGGATTTTTGTTTAACCTCTACTATTTTTTTATTATTTACTTTTTTAATACTTTTATTTTGAATCATGGATTTAAATATTGTTATAATAAAAAGAATAAAAAATAGGTGATGGAGGTGTGAGTATATTAGACTTAGTTGAATCTGTTAAACAAATGAAGGACAGGGACTGGAAAATCCTAAGGATAATAGAGATATCTATGAGAAACCATGAATGGGTGCCTGTAGATGAGATAATTAAAAAATCTAAGTTAGACAGTAAGGAGGTGCTATACAGGTTAAAGGTACTTGATAGACATAAGTTTGTAAATAGGAGTACCTATGGCTACAGGTTATCCCATAAGGGATACGATGGGTTGGCACTGAATGCATTTATAAAGAGGGATCTTATAAAGGCTATAGGCAGTAAGTTAGGTGTGGGAAAGGAGGGGGATGTATATACAGTACTACTAACTAACAACAGGGAGGCAGTTTTAAAGTTTCATAAGTTGGGGAGGACATGTTTCACAAGAGGGAAGAGGTACAGGCTATACCTGGCAGATAAGAGGCATATAAGTTGGCTCTACGCCTCGAGATTGACGGCAGAAAGGGAGTTCCAGGTGTTAAATGACCTGTATCCAGTTGTAAAGGTTCCTGAGCCCATAGATCAAAATAGACATGCTATTGTTATGGGTAAGTGGGATGGAGTGGAGTTGAAGAGGGTGGATCTAACTAAGTTAGAGATAGATATTAAGGGACTATTCTGGGACATTGTTGAGGAGATAAAGAAGATGTACAACATTGGATATATCCATGGAGATCTCAGCGAATTCAACATACTGATAAATGAAGAGGGAGATTTTCTGATAATAGACTTTCCACAGGCTATAGAGGTTAGGGAGGGTAAGGTAGTGTTGGATATTCTACCTGGAGAGTTTAAGATGGATGTTGAGTACTACCTAAAGAGGGATATAGGGAATGTACTTAGGTACTTTAAGAAGTACGGTATAAAAGAGAGTGTAGATGAAATATATAACTACGTTGTAGGTAAGATCTAATATGAAAAAGAAATACCTGGAGATAATACTGGATAACTTAGATCCTCATCCAAATC encodes:
- the amrB gene encoding AmmeMemoRadiSam system protein B; the protein is MVIRYPAVAGMFYPSDPHELIELIEYCYLHELGPGSLPTGGVFRKPIGLVCPHAGYIYSGPVAAHSYKALSSRVDGKITVVILGPNHTGLGSGVSTMKGIWRTPLGDVKTDDEFIDRLWRNCDILDLDESAHLREHSIEVQLPFLQHLSMLHPVDFKIVPISMMMQDYETAIEVGHSIAKVSMELDRRVVIIASTDFSHYEPQDIASKKDALAIRAILNMDERELYTTVVNNNITMCGYGPTMAMIRAMKELGAGDVRLLAYATSGDITKDYSSVVGYASLIVE
- a CDS encoding homocysteine biosynthesis protein → MKTIREINEKIKKGDAVVLTAEEMIEVVEEMGPEGAAKEVDVVTTGTFGAMCSSGVFLNFGHADPPIKMMRTYLNGVEAYSGLAAVDAYLGAAQPNSDDDIDINYGGAHVIEDLVAGKEIRLLAEGYTTDCYPRKRVSTTITLDDLNQAIMVNPRNCYQTYAAATNSRDEKIYTYMGTLLPEYSNINYSGAGQLNPLQNDYNREKKTFNTIGIGTKIFLGGGIGYIIGEGTQHDPEKAFGTLMVKGDLKTMSTKFLRAGTIPNYGCTLYVGIGIPIPVLNEEVARACAVRDEDIEVPILDYGVPRRDRPVVARTNYKELRKGEVTIKIYDSELKKWVEKTVKTASVSSYKKSREVAEELKKWILKGEFTLSEPVAPLGRGSCKPMKAEAKLVRDILSRPPIVARPDISIEEAARILTEKNINHLPIVDGEGRLLGIVTSWDIARAVAQNINSICEIMTRRVISSTLDEPIDVVARKMSRYDISGVPVLDKNGKVVGIVTAEDLSKLLGYRKF
- a CDS encoding 4Fe-4S binding protein, giving the protein MKKRIYYWVYEKYIDKPVISKVILETKVMINILMAKMNPQESFLILELSGNEKQIEEALNLLKKYGEYEDIPKIIEKNKEKCIDCGACVVHCPVKAISRDEDYSIVFNEKECIGCKNCAKICPLKAIEVFDFY
- a CDS encoding RIO1 family regulatory kinase/ATPase encodes the protein MKDRDWKILRIIEISMRNHEWVPVDEIIKKSKLDSKEVLYRLKVLDRHKFVNRSTYGYRLSHKGYDGLALNAFIKRDLIKAIGSKLGVGKEGDVYTVLLTNNREAVLKFHKLGRTCFTRGKRYRLYLADKRHISWLYASRLTAEREFQVLNDLYPVVKVPEPIDQNRHAIVMGKWDGVELKRVDLTKLEIDIKGLFWDIVEEIKKMYNIGYIHGDLSEFNILINEEGDFLIIDFPQAIEVREGKVVLDILPGEFKMDVEYYLKRDIGNVLRYFKKYGIKESVDEIYNYVVGKI